In the genome of Bacteroidales bacterium, the window TTTTAATCCAAACCTTTTGATAATAGCATTTGGCTTCATATCAAAAATATTTTTGATTCTTTTTGCAATATTTCCGTCAGATAAGGTTTTTCCTTTTTTATCTTTTACTTTTGCAGAATTATATGTATTTACATATAAACCAACAGGTTCAGCAACACCAATTGCATAAGCAACCTGCACAAGTATTTCATCAGCAACACCCGCAGCAACAAGATTTTTTGCAATATGTCGTACTGCATAAGCTGCCGAACGATCAACTTTTGACGCATCCTTACCTGAAAAAGCACCCCCGCCATGTGCTCCCTTTCCACCATAAGTGTCAACAATTATTTTTCTTCCTGTAAGACCTGTATCACCATGTGGTCCTCCAATTACAAACTTGCCGGTAGGATTAACTAATAATCTGAAATTACCATTAAGCATGCCTTTTACTCTTTGTGGTAATTGTTTTTTAACCCTTGGAATTAATATTCTTTCAACATCCAATTTGATTGTTTCAAGCATTTCTTCATCAGCAATTTTCTGAGCTTCAGGCGAATCATCAACCGGAAGAATAAAATCATCGTGCTGTGTTGATACTACAATGGTATCAATTCTTTTGGGTTTATTATCATCCGAATATTCAATAGTAACCTGTGATTTTGAATCGGGACGAAGATATTTCATCCT includes:
- the metK gene encoding methionine adenosyltransferase, whose product is MGYLFTSESVSEGHPDKVADQISDALLDEFLRRDPESKVACETLVTTGLVVLSGEVKTNAYIDVQKVAREVIKKIGYTKSDYKFDSESCGVLSSIHEQSPDINQGVEREKKEEQGAGDQGMMFGYACKETDLYMPLPIEIAHIILEELSAIRREGRRMKYLRPDSKSQVTIEYSDDNKPKRIDTIVVSTQHDDFILPVDDSPEAQKIADEEMLETIKLDVERILIPRVKKQLPQRVKGMLNGNFRLLVNPTGKFVIGGPHGDTGLTGRKIIVDTYGGKGAHGGGAFSGKDASKVDRSAAYAVRHIAKNLVAAGVADEILVQVAYAIGVAEPVGLYVNTYNSAKVKDKKGKTLSDGNIAKRIKNIFDMKPNAIIKRFGLKNPIFNETASFGHMGRIPFTKEVIIIENDVETIKPVDFFAWEKLDYVDKVKKEFGL